A genomic window from Verrucomicrobiales bacterium includes:
- a CDS encoding mechanosensitive ion channel family protein: MDAQNLENLKQFVLQKAIDYGPRLMVGILFLVLGSMVAGWAGKVFAKWLEKRRLEPPVQLLLTRLLRLLVMAVFVMMAMQNLGIELLPLMAGLGVAGVGIGLALQGVLQNLVAGLLIIITKPFRVSEYIEILGVHGEVQTIELFSTTLKHPDQSRVVIPNRKIVGEILHNYGKIRQLDLTVGVALDTDMSQAISLAREVVLANPRVLKDMAPVIGISSLGDSAAILSVKPWVGLPDFGPAGAELYQALINRFLAAGIRIPSPQREVRVINAVA, translated from the coding sequence ATGGATGCGCAAAACCTCGAAAATCTGAAGCAGTTTGTCCTGCAAAAAGCCATCGATTACGGCCCCCGGCTGATGGTGGGCATCTTGTTTTTGGTTCTCGGCTCGATGGTCGCGGGCTGGGCCGGAAAGGTGTTCGCCAAATGGCTCGAAAAGCGGCGTTTGGAACCCCCGGTCCAGCTACTCCTCACACGTTTGCTACGGTTGTTGGTGATGGCCGTTTTTGTGATGATGGCGATGCAGAACCTGGGCATCGAACTGCTGCCGCTGATGGCCGGTTTGGGTGTGGCGGGCGTGGGTATTGGATTGGCTTTACAGGGTGTTTTGCAGAACTTGGTAGCCGGGCTGCTCATTATCATCACGAAGCCGTTCCGAGTTTCCGAATACATTGAGATTTTGGGGGTGCATGGCGAGGTTCAAACCATCGAGCTGTTTTCGACCACCCTGAAGCACCCCGATCAATCGCGGGTGGTTATCCCGAATCGCAAGATCGTAGGAGAGATTCTGCACAATTACGGGAAGATCCGGCAACTCGACCTAACTGTGGGCGTGGCGTTGGATACCGATATGAGCCAGGCGATTTCGCTGGCGCGTGAGGTCGTCCTGGCAAATCCGCGCGTGCTGAAGGACATGGCTCCGGTCATCGGCATTTCGAGCCTGGGCGATTCAGCGGCGATTCTGTCGGTGAAGCCGTGGGTCGGTCTGCCGGATTTTGGCCCGGCGGGCGCCGAGTTGTATCAGGCGCTCATCAACCGCTTCCTGGCAGCAGGAATTCGCATTCCCTCGCCGCAGCGCGAGGTGCGCGTGATCAACGCGGTGGCCTAG